From one Populus alba chromosome 17, ASM523922v2, whole genome shotgun sequence genomic stretch:
- the LOC118048687 gene encoding vacuolar protein sorting 38 isoform X4 has protein sequence MKERVEARKLVIERIKGQSKVAAENSTKEEERLSLEVQSLLVAGTALSVASKQLQESRRSLAGERGYVRLTKLQKKLRLRQQYMISQVSLLYPIKISVGPSEEQELESFPSSSKSGNYVDSKPVNQGSLTILGLHLTMAPFTKMSFFTDKKEVQRSASALGHVAHAVSLIASYLEVPLRYPLRLGGSNSYIIDCAPSVESSDLLSSTLSTANTKPVEFPLFLEGQDTTRAAYAVFLLNKDLEQLLNYIGIRSLGPRHVLANLKELTRTIQSAEFLDS, from the exons ATGAAGGAAAGGGTGGAGGCTAGGAAATTGGTGATAGAAAGAATTAAAGGGCAATCTAAGGTTGCGGCGGAGAATTCGACAAAAGAAGAGGAGAGGCTTAGTTTGGAAGTTCAATCATTATTAGTTGCTGGCACTGCGCTTTCTGTAGCTAGTAAGCAATTGCAg GAATCAAGAAGGTCACTTGCTGGAGAAAGGGGTTATGTTCGCCTCACAAAGTTGCAGAAGAAGCTAAGACTGAGACAACAATATATGATATCACAAGTTTCATTGCTTTATCCTATTAAGATATCAGTTGGACCTTCAGAGGAGCAGGAGCTTGAATCTTTCCCAAGCAGTAGTAAATCAG GAAACTATGTTGATTCTAAACCCGTTAATCAAGGATCCTTGACAATTTTAGGTCTGCATTTGACGATGGCTCCCTTTACAAAGATGAGTTTTTTCACTGACAAGAAGGAGGTTCAGAGGTCTGCTAGTGCCCTCGGACACGTTGCTCAT GCTGTTTCACTTATTGCCTCGTACTTAGAAGTTCCTTTGCGTTACCCTTTACGTTTGGGTGGTTCCAATTCCTATATTATTGATTGTGCACCTTCAGTAGAGTCATCTGATTTGCTGTCAAGTACATTGTCTACTGCGAATACAAAACCTGTTGAATTTCCCCTCTTTTTAGAAGGTCAAGATACCACGCGAGCAGCATATGCTGTATTCCTTTTAAACAAG GATCTGGAGCAGCTTTTAAATTACATTGGTATTAGAAGTTTAGGACCACGGCATGTATTGGCTAATTTGAAGGAGCTTACGAGGACAATTCAGTCAGCAGAATTCTTAGACTCATGA
- the LOC118048687 gene encoding vacuolar protein sorting 38 isoform X3 translates to MEPDRILSPNPSTSKSKPTESEKEKIIEWEDYEHELARLWSLSSALNESKQKKQNFEQKLRSLIQVKEEALSRLNKLEEMKERVEARKLVIERIKGQSKVAAENSTKEEERLSLEVQSLLVAGTALSVASKQLQESRRSLAGERGYVRLTKLQKKLRLRQQYMISQVSLLYPIKISVGPSEEQELESFPSSSKSGLHLTMAPFTKMSFFTDKKEVQRSASALGHVAHAVSLIASYLEVPLRYPLRLGGSNSYIIDCAPSVESSDLLSSTLSTANTKPVEFPLFLEGQDTTRAAYAVFLLNKDLEQLLNYIGIRSLGPRHVLANLKELTRTIQSAEFLDS, encoded by the exons ATGGAACCAGACCGCATCCTCTCTCCAAACCCATCCACATCAAAATCAAAGCCAACCGAATcggagaaagaaaaaatcatcgAATGGGAAGATTACGAGCACGAACTTGCAAGATTATGGAGTCTCTCTTCTGCTCTCAACGAATCTaaacaaaagaagcaaaatttTGAACAGAAACTTCGCTCCCTTATTCAA GTGAAGGAGGAGGCGTTAAGTAGATTGAATAAATTGGAGGAGATGAAGGAAAGGGTGGAGGCTAGGAAATTGGTGATAGAAAGAATTAAAGGGCAATCTAAGGTTGCGGCGGAGAATTCGACAAAAGAAGAGGAGAGGCTTAGTTTGGAAGTTCAATCATTATTAGTTGCTGGCACTGCGCTTTCTGTAGCTAGTAAGCAATTGCAg GAATCAAGAAGGTCACTTGCTGGAGAAAGGGGTTATGTTCGCCTCACAAAGTTGCAGAAGAAGCTAAGACTGAGACAACAATATATGATATCACAAGTTTCATTGCTTTATCCTATTAAGATATCAGTTGGACCTTCAGAGGAGCAGGAGCTTGAATCTTTCCCAAGCAGTAGTAAATCAG GTCTGCATTTGACGATGGCTCCCTTTACAAAGATGAGTTTTTTCACTGACAAGAAGGAGGTTCAGAGGTCTGCTAGTGCCCTCGGACACGTTGCTCAT GCTGTTTCACTTATTGCCTCGTACTTAGAAGTTCCTTTGCGTTACCCTTTACGTTTGGGTGGTTCCAATTCCTATATTATTGATTGTGCACCTTCAGTAGAGTCATCTGATTTGCTGTCAAGTACATTGTCTACTGCGAATACAAAACCTGTTGAATTTCCCCTCTTTTTAGAAGGTCAAGATACCACGCGAGCAGCATATGCTGTATTCCTTTTAAACAAG GATCTGGAGCAGCTTTTAAATTACATTGGTATTAGAAGTTTAGGACCACGGCATGTATTGGCTAATTTGAAGGAGCTTACGAGGACAATTCAGTCAGCAGAATTCTTAGACTCATGA
- the LOC118048687 gene encoding vacuolar protein sorting 38 isoform X1 codes for MEPDRILSPNPSTSKSKPTESEKEKIIEWEDYEHELARLWSLSSALNESKQKKQNFEQKLRSLIQVKEEALSRLNKLEEMKERVEARKLVIERIKGQSKVAAENSTKEEERLSLEVQSLLVAGTALSVASKQLQESRRSLAGERGYVRLTKLQKKLRLRQQYMISQVSLLYPIKISVGPSEEQELESFPSSSKSGNYVDSKPVNQGSLTILGLHLTMAPFTKMSFFTDKKEVQRSASALGHVAHAVSLIASYLEVPLRYPLRLGGSNSYIIDCAPSVESSDLLSSTLSTANTKPVEFPLFLEGQDTTRAAYAVFLLNKDLEQLLNYIGIRSLGPRHVLANLKELTRTIQSAEFLDS; via the exons ATGGAACCAGACCGCATCCTCTCTCCAAACCCATCCACATCAAAATCAAAGCCAACCGAATcggagaaagaaaaaatcatcgAATGGGAAGATTACGAGCACGAACTTGCAAGATTATGGAGTCTCTCTTCTGCTCTCAACGAATCTaaacaaaagaagcaaaatttTGAACAGAAACTTCGCTCCCTTATTCAA GTGAAGGAGGAGGCGTTAAGTAGATTGAATAAATTGGAGGAGATGAAGGAAAGGGTGGAGGCTAGGAAATTGGTGATAGAAAGAATTAAAGGGCAATCTAAGGTTGCGGCGGAGAATTCGACAAAAGAAGAGGAGAGGCTTAGTTTGGAAGTTCAATCATTATTAGTTGCTGGCACTGCGCTTTCTGTAGCTAGTAAGCAATTGCAg GAATCAAGAAGGTCACTTGCTGGAGAAAGGGGTTATGTTCGCCTCACAAAGTTGCAGAAGAAGCTAAGACTGAGACAACAATATATGATATCACAAGTTTCATTGCTTTATCCTATTAAGATATCAGTTGGACCTTCAGAGGAGCAGGAGCTTGAATCTTTCCCAAGCAGTAGTAAATCAG GAAACTATGTTGATTCTAAACCCGTTAATCAAGGATCCTTGACAATTTTAGGTCTGCATTTGACGATGGCTCCCTTTACAAAGATGAGTTTTTTCACTGACAAGAAGGAGGTTCAGAGGTCTGCTAGTGCCCTCGGACACGTTGCTCAT GCTGTTTCACTTATTGCCTCGTACTTAGAAGTTCCTTTGCGTTACCCTTTACGTTTGGGTGGTTCCAATTCCTATATTATTGATTGTGCACCTTCAGTAGAGTCATCTGATTTGCTGTCAAGTACATTGTCTACTGCGAATACAAAACCTGTTGAATTTCCCCTCTTTTTAGAAGGTCAAGATACCACGCGAGCAGCATATGCTGTATTCCTTTTAAACAAG GATCTGGAGCAGCTTTTAAATTACATTGGTATTAGAAGTTTAGGACCACGGCATGTATTGGCTAATTTGAAGGAGCTTACGAGGACAATTCAGTCAGCAGAATTCTTAGACTCATGA
- the LOC118048687 gene encoding vacuolar protein sorting 38 isoform X2, whose translation MEPDRILSPNPSTSKSKPTESEKEKIIEWEDYEHELARLWSLSSALNESKQKKQNFEQKLRSLIQVKEEALSRLNKLEEMKERVEARKLVIERIKGQSKVAAENSTKEEERLSLEVQSLLVAGTALSVASKQLQESRRSLAGERGYVRLTKLQKKLRLRQQYMISQVSLLYPIKISVGPSEEQELESFPSSSKSGNYVDSKPVNQGSLTILGLHLTMAPFTKMSFFTDKKEVQRSASALGHVAHAVSLIASYLEVPLRYPLRLGGSNSYIIDCAPSVESSDLLSSTLSTANTKPVEFPLFLEGQDTTRAAYAVFLLNKVVFVRSSSRCIAHYNPVEFLALFLYMPSPNDVKIPIWL comes from the exons ATGGAACCAGACCGCATCCTCTCTCCAAACCCATCCACATCAAAATCAAAGCCAACCGAATcggagaaagaaaaaatcatcgAATGGGAAGATTACGAGCACGAACTTGCAAGATTATGGAGTCTCTCTTCTGCTCTCAACGAATCTaaacaaaagaagcaaaatttTGAACAGAAACTTCGCTCCCTTATTCAA GTGAAGGAGGAGGCGTTAAGTAGATTGAATAAATTGGAGGAGATGAAGGAAAGGGTGGAGGCTAGGAAATTGGTGATAGAAAGAATTAAAGGGCAATCTAAGGTTGCGGCGGAGAATTCGACAAAAGAAGAGGAGAGGCTTAGTTTGGAAGTTCAATCATTATTAGTTGCTGGCACTGCGCTTTCTGTAGCTAGTAAGCAATTGCAg GAATCAAGAAGGTCACTTGCTGGAGAAAGGGGTTATGTTCGCCTCACAAAGTTGCAGAAGAAGCTAAGACTGAGACAACAATATATGATATCACAAGTTTCATTGCTTTATCCTATTAAGATATCAGTTGGACCTTCAGAGGAGCAGGAGCTTGAATCTTTCCCAAGCAGTAGTAAATCAG GAAACTATGTTGATTCTAAACCCGTTAATCAAGGATCCTTGACAATTTTAGGTCTGCATTTGACGATGGCTCCCTTTACAAAGATGAGTTTTTTCACTGACAAGAAGGAGGTTCAGAGGTCTGCTAGTGCCCTCGGACACGTTGCTCAT GCTGTTTCACTTATTGCCTCGTACTTAGAAGTTCCTTTGCGTTACCCTTTACGTTTGGGTGGTTCCAATTCCTATATTATTGATTGTGCACCTTCAGTAGAGTCATCTGATTTGCTGTCAAGTACATTGTCTACTGCGAATACAAAACCTGTTGAATTTCCCCTCTTTTTAGAAGGTCAAGATACCACGCGAGCAGCATATGCTGTATTCCTTTTAAACAAG GTGGTATTCGTCAGGAGTTCCTCTAGATGCATAGCACATTACAATCCAGTTGAATTCTTAGCTCTGTTTTTATATATGCCTTCTCCCAATGATGTTAAAATTCCCATTTGGTTGTAG
- the LOC118048688 gene encoding uncharacterized protein isoform X3, translating to MAGLSLKCGDCGASLRSVQEAQDHAELTSHSNFSESTEAVLNLVCATCDKPCRSKTESDLHTKRTGHSEFTDKTAEAAEPITLEVPKATPMDANEPAADASTSTGTEEMVAPEVDKKILEELEAMGFLTARATRALHYSGNASLEAAVNWVVEHENDPDIDEMPMVPVNSKAEASKPSLTPEEVKQKAQELRERARKKKEEEEKIAEREREKERIRIGKELLEAKRIEQENERKRLMALRKAEKEEEKRAREKIRQKLEEDKAERRRKLGLPPEDPATVKPSAPVVEEKKSMLPVRPATKQEQMRECLRSLKQNHKDDDAKVKRAFQTLLTYVGNVAKNPGEEKFRKIRLNNQTFQGQGGHGSIELSWI from the exons atggcAGGATTGTCACTGAAGTGCGGGGACTGCGGGGCTTCATTGAGGTCCGTACAAGAGGCACAAGATCACGCCGAGCTGACCTCTCACTCCAATTTCTCTGAATCCACTGAAGCCGTTCTCAATCTCGTCTGCGCCACTTGCGACAAACCCTGCCGTTCCAAAACA GAAAGCGATTTGCACACGAAGAGAACAGGTCACTCTGAGTTTACGGATAAGACCGCCGAGGCTGCAGAACCGATAACCTTAGAGGTTCCGAAGGCGACGCCAATGGATGCTAATGAGCCTGCTGCTGATGCAAGCACTAGTACAGGTACTGAAG AAATGGTTGCTCCAGAGGTTGACAAAAAAATCCTTGAGGAACTGGAAGCAATGGGTTTCCTAACAGCAAGGGCAACCAGGGCACTTCATTATTCTG gAAATGCCAGTCTTGAGGCTGCGGTAAATTGGGTAGTTGAGCATGAGAATGACCCAGATATAGATGAAATGCCCATG GTACCTGTCAACTCCAAAGCCGAGGCTTCTAAACCTTCTTTGACCCCGGAAGAAGTGAAGCAAAAAGCACAAGAACTGAG GGAGCGTGCACGCaagaagaaagaggaggaagagaagatagcagaaagagaaagggaaaag GAGAGGATTCGAATTGGCAAGGAGCTCCTGGAAGCAAAGCGAattgaacaagaaaatgaaagaaagcg ATTAATGGCCCTGCGGAAGGCagaaaaagaggaagagaagagagCCAGGGAAAAAATTCGTCAGAAATTGGAAGAGGACAAG GCAGAACGAAGAAGGAAGCTTGGACTGCCACCAGAAGATCCTGCAACTGTAAAACCTTCTGCACCTGTTGTGGAGGAGAAAAAG AGCATGTTGCCTGTTAGGCCTGCCACAAAGCAAGAGCAAATGAGAGAATGCTTGCGATCTCTTAAGCAGAACCACAAG GATGATGATGCTAAAGTGAAGAGAGCATTCCAGACTCTCCTAACTTACGTAGGGAATGTTGCCAAAAACCCTGGTGAGGAGAAGTTCAGAAAAATAAGACTCAATAATCAAACCTTCCAG GGACAAGGTGGACATGGCAGTATTGAACTCAGCTGGATCTGA
- the LOC118048688 gene encoding uncharacterized protein isoform X2, whose protein sequence is MAGLSLKCGDCGASLRSVQEAQDHAELTSHSNFSESTEAVLNLVCATCDKPCRSKTESDLHTKRTGHSEFTDKTAEAAEPITLEVPKATPMDANEPAADASTSTEMVAPEVDKKILEELEAMGFLTARATRALHYSGNASLEAAVNWVVEHENDPDIDEMPMVPVNSKAEASKPSLTPEEVKQKAQELRERARKKKEEEEKIAEREREKERIRIGKELLEAKRIEQENERKRLMALRKAEKEEEKRAREKIRQKLEEDKAERRRKLGLPPEDPATVKPSAPVVEEKKSMLPVRPATKQEQMRECLRSLKQNHKDDDAKVKRAFQTLLTYVGNVAKNPGEEKFRKIRLNNQTFQDRVGSLEGGIRFLELCGFEKIESDEFFFLARDKVDMAVLNSAGSELTSAINNPFFGVL, encoded by the exons atggcAGGATTGTCACTGAAGTGCGGGGACTGCGGGGCTTCATTGAGGTCCGTACAAGAGGCACAAGATCACGCCGAGCTGACCTCTCACTCCAATTTCTCTGAATCCACTGAAGCCGTTCTCAATCTCGTCTGCGCCACTTGCGACAAACCCTGCCGTTCCAAAACA GAAAGCGATTTGCACACGAAGAGAACAGGTCACTCTGAGTTTACGGATAAGACCGCCGAGGCTGCAGAACCGATAACCTTAGAGGTTCCGAAGGCGACGCCAATGGATGCTAATGAGCCTGCTGCTGATGCAAGCACTAGTACAG AAATGGTTGCTCCAGAGGTTGACAAAAAAATCCTTGAGGAACTGGAAGCAATGGGTTTCCTAACAGCAAGGGCAACCAGGGCACTTCATTATTCTG gAAATGCCAGTCTTGAGGCTGCGGTAAATTGGGTAGTTGAGCATGAGAATGACCCAGATATAGATGAAATGCCCATG GTACCTGTCAACTCCAAAGCCGAGGCTTCTAAACCTTCTTTGACCCCGGAAGAAGTGAAGCAAAAAGCACAAGAACTGAG GGAGCGTGCACGCaagaagaaagaggaggaagagaagatagcagaaagagaaagggaaaag GAGAGGATTCGAATTGGCAAGGAGCTCCTGGAAGCAAAGCGAattgaacaagaaaatgaaagaaagcg ATTAATGGCCCTGCGGAAGGCagaaaaagaggaagagaagagagCCAGGGAAAAAATTCGTCAGAAATTGGAAGAGGACAAG GCAGAACGAAGAAGGAAGCTTGGACTGCCACCAGAAGATCCTGCAACTGTAAAACCTTCTGCACCTGTTGTGGAGGAGAAAAAG AGCATGTTGCCTGTTAGGCCTGCCACAAAGCAAGAGCAAATGAGAGAATGCTTGCGATCTCTTAAGCAGAACCACAAG GATGATGATGCTAAAGTGAAGAGAGCATTCCAGACTCTCCTAACTTACGTAGGGAATGTTGCCAAAAACCCTGGTGAGGAGAAGTTCAGAAAAATAAGACTCAATAATCAAACCTTCCAG GATAGAGTTGGTTCACTCGAAGGAGGCATTAGGTTTCTTGAGCTGTGTGGGTTTGAGAAAATTGAAAGCGACGAGTTCTTTTTTCTTGCTAGGGACAAGGTGGACATGGCAGTATTGAACTCAGCTGGATCTGAGCTGACCTCTGCAATAAATAATCCGTTCTTTGGAGTCCTCTAA
- the LOC118048688 gene encoding uncharacterized protein isoform X1 yields MAGLSLKCGDCGASLRSVQEAQDHAELTSHSNFSESTEAVLNLVCATCDKPCRSKTESDLHTKRTGHSEFTDKTAEAAEPITLEVPKATPMDANEPAADASTSTGTEEMVAPEVDKKILEELEAMGFLTARATRALHYSGNASLEAAVNWVVEHENDPDIDEMPMVPVNSKAEASKPSLTPEEVKQKAQELRERARKKKEEEEKIAEREREKERIRIGKELLEAKRIEQENERKRLMALRKAEKEEEKRAREKIRQKLEEDKAERRRKLGLPPEDPATVKPSAPVVEEKKSMLPVRPATKQEQMRECLRSLKQNHKDDDAKVKRAFQTLLTYVGNVAKNPGEEKFRKIRLNNQTFQDRVGSLEGGIRFLELCGFEKIESDEFFFLARDKVDMAVLNSAGSELTSAINNPFFGVL; encoded by the exons atggcAGGATTGTCACTGAAGTGCGGGGACTGCGGGGCTTCATTGAGGTCCGTACAAGAGGCACAAGATCACGCCGAGCTGACCTCTCACTCCAATTTCTCTGAATCCACTGAAGCCGTTCTCAATCTCGTCTGCGCCACTTGCGACAAACCCTGCCGTTCCAAAACA GAAAGCGATTTGCACACGAAGAGAACAGGTCACTCTGAGTTTACGGATAAGACCGCCGAGGCTGCAGAACCGATAACCTTAGAGGTTCCGAAGGCGACGCCAATGGATGCTAATGAGCCTGCTGCTGATGCAAGCACTAGTACAGGTACTGAAG AAATGGTTGCTCCAGAGGTTGACAAAAAAATCCTTGAGGAACTGGAAGCAATGGGTTTCCTAACAGCAAGGGCAACCAGGGCACTTCATTATTCTG gAAATGCCAGTCTTGAGGCTGCGGTAAATTGGGTAGTTGAGCATGAGAATGACCCAGATATAGATGAAATGCCCATG GTACCTGTCAACTCCAAAGCCGAGGCTTCTAAACCTTCTTTGACCCCGGAAGAAGTGAAGCAAAAAGCACAAGAACTGAG GGAGCGTGCACGCaagaagaaagaggaggaagagaagatagcagaaagagaaagggaaaag GAGAGGATTCGAATTGGCAAGGAGCTCCTGGAAGCAAAGCGAattgaacaagaaaatgaaagaaagcg ATTAATGGCCCTGCGGAAGGCagaaaaagaggaagagaagagagCCAGGGAAAAAATTCGTCAGAAATTGGAAGAGGACAAG GCAGAACGAAGAAGGAAGCTTGGACTGCCACCAGAAGATCCTGCAACTGTAAAACCTTCTGCACCTGTTGTGGAGGAGAAAAAG AGCATGTTGCCTGTTAGGCCTGCCACAAAGCAAGAGCAAATGAGAGAATGCTTGCGATCTCTTAAGCAGAACCACAAG GATGATGATGCTAAAGTGAAGAGAGCATTCCAGACTCTCCTAACTTACGTAGGGAATGTTGCCAAAAACCCTGGTGAGGAGAAGTTCAGAAAAATAAGACTCAATAATCAAACCTTCCAG GATAGAGTTGGTTCACTCGAAGGAGGCATTAGGTTTCTTGAGCTGTGTGGGTTTGAGAAAATTGAAAGCGACGAGTTCTTTTTTCTTGCTAGGGACAAGGTGGACATGGCAGTATTGAACTCAGCTGGATCTGAGCTGACCTCTGCAATAAATAATCCGTTCTTTGGAGTCCTCTAA